The Cyanobacteria bacterium GSL.Bin1 genome includes the window TCAAAACACTCGGGATGTTTACTCATTGAATCCGAAAGATTCACGCCTTGTTGGACATCACTACTAATCCCGTTTAAGGCTTTACGTAATTTTGGATTGGCGCATTGCTCACCGAGAACTCCCAAGCAACGGACAATTCCCACCCCCGCATTCACCATCGCGGCAAACTGACGAGAAAAAACCGCTTTGTCCTTAACGCCAACACTAGACAGCTTTTCTTCAATAACCGATAAATCGATATCGAGATCTAATCCGGCTTTTTTCGCCCGACCGATTTTCGGGTATTTCCCCCGCAATAAGCGCTGGGCTTCCACAGGCGATCCGGCCTTCACTTTCTCTTTCGTCCGTTTTCCTTTCGCGTCTTGAACTTCTACCAAATAAGTTGTCATGGCTTGATTTCCCTAATCACTCATCTTCTTCTAGCGACGTGCATTTGCTCTCACTTTTGCCCGGCCTGAGGCGCCTCCTGCGGTTAAGCGGTAAAGCTCATCGGGTTTACTACTTTTGGAGAGTGCTTCTTCCATGGAAATGACCCCCTTATTCACCCACTCGGCAAGTGACTGTTCCATCGTTTGCATCCCCAACTTCATTCCCGTTTGAATCGAAGAATAAATCTGTGACGTTTTTCCTTCTCGAATTTGGTTGGCAATTGCCGGTGTCACAACCATAATTTCCTGCGTTAAGGCGCGTCCAAATTCACCGGGTTTCGGATTTTGCTTTTTCGGTAAACATTGACTGAACACGGCAATTAAGGATCCTGAGAGTTGTGCCCGAATTTGCTCTTGTTGTTCAGCAGGGAAGACATCGACCATCCGATCAACTGTCGCAGCTGCAGAACTGGTGTGTAAGGTTCCAAACACTAAGTGACCGGTTTCTGCTGCCGAGACAGCCAGAGAAATCGTTTCTAAGTCCCGCAATTCTCCCACCAGAATGATATCCGGGTCTTCCCGTAAAGCGGCTTTTAGAGCATTGGCAAAGCTTTTCGTATC containing:
- a CDS encoding PilT/PilU family type 4a pilus ATPase, producing the protein MDLMIEDLMEELVEKGGSDMHIQAGAPVYFRYNGKLEPVTDDPLTPQETQRLIFTMLNNSQRKQLEQNWELDCSYGVKGLARFRVNVYKERGCYAACLRALSSKIPNYEKLGLPDVVKEMAGRPRGLILVTGPTGSGKTTTLAAILDLINRTRHEHVLTVEDPIEYVFPNDKCLFHQRQKGEDTKSFANALKAALREDPDIILVGELRDLETISLAVSAAETGHLVFGTLHTSSAAATVDRMVDVFPAEQQEQIRAQLSGSLIAVFSQCLPKKQNPKPGEFGRALTQEIMVVTPAIANQIREGKTSQIYSSIQTGMKLGMQTMEQSLAEWVNKGVISMEEALSKSSKPDELYRLTAGGASGRAKVRANARR